One segment of Antennarius striatus isolate MH-2024 chromosome 5, ASM4005453v1, whole genome shotgun sequence DNA contains the following:
- the avil gene encoding advillin isoform X2: MESSFKAVTHKPGIIIWRIEKMELVQIPEKSYGNFFEGDCYILLSTQKLNRGLSYDIHFWIGSQSSQDEQGAAAIYTIQLDEFLGFSPVQHREFQHHESDAFRGYFKQGIIHKKGGVASGMRHVETNAYDVKRLLHVKGKKRVTATEVEMSWNSFNLGDVFLLDIGKMIVQWNGPKCNKQEKLKGMLLAKDIRDKERGGRAEIRVVEGEAESNSPQNMEILNGILGERTSSLTDGPPDEIADQEQKSKVILYHVSDDSGDMKVTEVASRRLVQDLLNHNDCFILDQGGTKIFVWKGKKANKAERQAAMSRALEFIKAKNYPITTNVETVNDGAESALFKQLFQRWTVKDQTQGLGKGHTRGKVAHITQEKFDATLMHGMPEVAAQERMVDDGTGEVQVWRIENLELVPVDPQWYGYFYGGDCYLILYTYLVNNKKSFLLYIWQGRHATQDELAASAIQAVDLDQKYSGAPVQVRITMGKEPRHFMAMFSGKMVIFEGGTSRQGLSEPEPPIRLFQVHGSDCFNTKAIEVPALATSLNSNDVFLLKSQSGIYLWCGKGSHGDERAMAKQVSSVIDQKASVEIIAEGQEPIEFWELLGGKAPYASTKRLQQMVADHQPRLFECSNKTGRFIVAEVTQFTQDDLSEDDVMLLDTWDQVFLWIGKDANEVERTEAVVTSQEYLRTHPGDRDPETPIMLIKQGFEPPTFTGFFVAWDASKWSGGKSYEDLKKELGNDLSPVTITADENCEKSKKIYQYFPPDDLVNKNATELPEGVEPTEKEQHLSDSDFSIVFGMSKDDFETLPQWKKLNMKKEKGMF, from the exons ATGGAGTCCTCATTCAAAGCTGTGACCCACAAACCTGGGATCATAATTTGGAGAATTGAG AAAATGGAGCTGGTTCAAATCCCTGAAAAATCTTACGGAAACTTTTTTGAGGGTGACTGCTACATACTTCTGTCT ACACAGAAGCTGAACCGCGGTCTGTCTTATGATATACACTTCTGGATTGGCTCGCAGTCCTCTCAGGATGAACAGGGTGCTGCTGCCATTTACACCATCCAGCTGGATGAATTTCTGGGTTTCTCTCCGGTTCAGCACCGCGAGTTCCAACACCACGAGTCTGATGCCTTTAGAGGCTATTTCAAACAAGGAATAAT cCATAAGAAGGGTGGAGTCGCATCAGGCATGAGACATGTAGAAACCAATGCCTACGATGTGAAGAGACTGCTCCATGTGAAGGGGAAGAAAAGAGTGACAGCAACTGAG gtGGAGATGAGCTGGAACAGCTTCAACCTGGgagatgtgtttttgttggacATCGGTAAGATGATCGTTCAGTGGAACGGACCGAAGTGTAACAAACAGGAGAAGCTGAAA GGCATGTTGCTGGCCAAAGACATCcgagacaaagagagaggaggGCGAGCAGAGATCAGAGTGGTCGAGGGTGAGGCGGAGAGCAACTCTCCTCAGAACATGGAGATCCTCAATGGTATTCTTGGAGAGAGGACCTCCAGTCTGACAGATGGGCCTCCAGATGAGATTGCAGACCAGGAACAGAAGTCAAAAGTCATTCTCTACCA CGTGTCAGACGACAGTGGTGATATGAAGGTCACAGAAGTGGCCAGCAGACGGTTGGTTCAGGATCTCCTCAACCATAAT GATTGTTTCATTCTGGATCAGGGAGGGACGAAGATCTTTGTGTGGAAAGGGAAGAAAGCAAACAAAGCTGAAAGACAGGCTGCTATGAGCAGAGCTCTG GAGTTCATAAAAGCAAAAAACTACCCGATTACTACAAATGTGGAGACGGTGAACGATGGAGCAGAGTCAGCTCTGTTCAAGCAGCTGTTCCAGAGGTGGACTGTGAAGGACCAGACTCAAGGCCTGGGCAAAGGGCACACCAGAGGGAAAGTGG CTCATATCACGCAGGAGAAGTTTGATGCCACTCTGATGCATGGGATGCCAGAAGTTGCTGCACAGGAGCGAATGGTGGATGACGGCACAGGTGAAGTCCAG GTGTGGAGGATAGAGAACCTGGAGCTGGTCCCTGTAGACCCCCAATGGTACGGGTACTTCTACGGAGGAGACTGCTACCTGATCCTCTACACTTACCTGGTTAACAACAAGAAGTCTTTCTTACTTTACATATGGCAG GGACGTCATGCGACACAGGATGAACTGGCAGCCTCAGCAATTCAGGCTGTGGACTTGGACCAGAAGTATTCTGGTGCACCGGTTCAAGTCAGAATTACTATGGGCAAAGAACCACGACACTTTATGGCGATGTTCAGCGGGAAAATGGTCATTTTTGAG GGGGGCACATCCAGACAAGGTTTATCTGAACCAGAGCCACCGATAAGGTTGTTCCAGGTCCACGGTTCTGACTGTTTCAACACAAAAGCCATTGAGGTTCCAGCCTTGGCCACCTCTCTGAACTCCAACGATGTGTTTCTACTGAAGAGCCAGTCAGGAATTTATCTGTGGTGTGGAAag GGGTCACATGGGGATGAGCGAGCCATGGCAAAGCAAGTCAGCTCTGTGATTGACCAGAAAGCCTCTGTGGAGATTATAGCGGAGGGTCAGGAGCCCATTGAATTCTGGGAGTTGCTTGGAGGAAAAGCTCCATATGCGAGTACGAAGAG ATTACAGCAGATGGTTGCAGACCACCAGCCACGCCTGTTTGAATGCTCCAATAAGACAGGCCGTTTCATCGTTGCAGAAGTGACACAATTCACACAGGACGACCTCAGTGAGGATGACGTCATGCTCCTGGACACATGGGACCAG GTGTTTCTCTGGATCGGTAAAGACGCCAATGAGGTGGAGCGTACAGAAGCCGTGGTCACAAGCCAAGAATATCTGCGCACCCACCCTGGTGACAGAGACCCAGAAACTCCCATTATGTTGATCAAGCAGGGGTTTGAGCCCCCCACCTTCACTGGGTTTTTCGTCGCCTGGGACGCCTCCAAATGGAGT GGAGGAAAAAGCTACGAAGACTTGAAGAAGGAGTTGGGAAATGACCTATCACCTGTTACCATTACGGCT GATGAGAACTGTGAGAAAAGCAAGAAAATCTATCAGTATTTTCCACCTGATGACCTGGTCAACAAGAACGCCACAGAGCTGCCTGAGGGTGTAGAGC
- the olfml3b gene encoding olfactomedin-like protein 3A — MFLAPPRQLSKTFQPTSGNLLAPPHSLTELKSKILLELNTLSRYKMRVLVVLVTLACFANTQHQALIDYLERRLLAIEDRISLWHEQTARYASELRELKQQMVSQLETLDKEKETLRTSLDTVGTRVDRVERELDYLETQNGVQPCVDVDDKLIEQQVTLVEEKQKAKYLKLSDCGDMISTIKAMKILKRVGGPKGMWTKDLAARGSGKVYIFNETDEDTVHVFASVQDFTRSLGMALSKSVKLPSAWQGTGHIVYDSHVYYINQDKEITVVKYDMKSGSVKDSAVFPAQDHVPVFTLSPKTMIDLAMDEEGLWVIYATQQNDRYISLAKMATSSLDIEQTWDTNCPRENAEAAFVICGTLYVAYNTLQPGRSSVQCVYDVNGMVTNEEAPLIYFPKRYGSHSSLKYNPHEQLLYAWDDGYQILYKLVMKKKLDI; from the exons ATGTTTCTGGCTCCTCCCAGACAGCTTAGTAAAACATTCCAGCCCACCTCTGGGAATCTGCTGGCTCCTCCACACTCTCTGACTGAACTAAAGTCAAAAATTTTACTAGAGCTAAACACCTTGAGCCGATACAAAATGAGAGTACTTGTTGTCTTGGTTACTTTGGCCTGCTTTGCCAACACTCAGCACCAAGCACTGATTGACTACTTGGAGCGGAGGCTGCTTGCTATTGAG gaCCGGATCTCTTTGTGGCATGAGCAGACGGCCCGCTACGCCTCAGAGCTGAGGGAGCTGAAGCAGCAGATGGTTTCCCAGCTGGAGACCTTAGATAAGGAGAAGGAGACGCTGAGAACGAGCCTGGACACCGTGGGGACGAGGGTGGACCGCGTTGAGCGGGAGCTGGACTACCTGGAAACTCAGAACGGAGTTCAGCCGTGTGTCGATGTGGACGACAAACTGATCGAGCAGCAGGTGAcgctggtggaggagaagcagaaggcCAAGTATTTAAAGCTATCAG acTGCGGCGACATGATCTCTACCATAAAAGCCATGAAGATCCTGAAGCGAGTCGGGGGACCGAAGGGCATGTGGACCAAAGACCTGGCCGCTCGGGGTTCTGGGAAGgtctacatttttaatgaaacagaTGAAGACACCGTCCACGTGTTTGCATCTGTGCAAGACTTCACCCGATCGCTGGGCATGGCTCTGTCCAAAAGCGTGAAGCTGCCGTCGGCCTGGCAAGGAACGGGACACATCGTCTACGACAGTCACGTCTACTATATCAACCAGGATAAAGAGATCACAGTGGTCAAGTACGACATGAAGAGCGGTTCCGTGAAGGACAGCGCAGTGTTCCCAGCTCAGGACCACGTCCCAGTCTTTACCCTATCCCCCAAGACCATGATAGACCTAGCCATGGATGAGGAAGGCCTGTGGGTCATTTACGCCACGCAGCAGAACGATAGATACATCTCCTTGGCCAAAATGGCCACCAGCTCGCTGGATATCGAACAAACGTGGGACACAAACTGCCCCCGAGAAAATGCAGAGGCAGCTTTCGTGATCTGTGGGACTTTGTACGTGGCTTACAACACCCTACAGCCGGGTCGCTCAAgtgtccagtgtgtgtatgATGTCAATGGAATGGTAACCAATGAAGAGGCGCCGCTTATTTATTTCCCCAAGCGTTACGGATCACACTCCAGCCTGAAGTACAACCCTCACGAGCAGCTGCTGTACGCCTGGGACGATGGCTACCAGATCCTGTACAAGCTCGTCATGAAGAAGAAGCTGGACATTTGA
- the cdk2 gene encoding cyclin-dependent kinase 2 produces the protein MDSFQKVEKIGEGTYGVVYKAKNKVTGETVALKKIRLETETEGVPSTAIREISLLKELSHPNIVKLRDVIHTENKLYLVFEFLHQDLKKFMDSSSVTGIPLPLVKSYLFQLLQGLSFCHSHRVLHRDLKPQNLLINAQGEIKLADFGLARAFGVPVRTYTHEVVTLWYRAPEILLGCKYYSTAVDIWSLGCIFAEMVTRRALFPGDSEIDQLFRIFRTLGTPDETVWPGVTSMPDYKPSFPKWARQDLAKVAPVLEEDGRELLGEMLNYDPNKRLSAKYALVHRFFRDVTMPVPHLRL, from the exons ATGGATTCATTTCAGAAGGTTGAAAAGATAGGAGAAGGGACGTATGGAGTGGTTTACAAAGCCAAGAACAAAGTCACCGGAGAAACTGTTGCTCTAAAGAAAATCCGGCTAGAGAC GGAAACAGAAGGAGTCCCCAGCACTGCCATTAGAGAAATTTCACTTCTCAAAGAATTGAGTCACCCAAATATTGTCAA aCTGCGGGATGTCATCCACACGGAGAACAAACTCTACCTCGTGTTTGAGTTCCTTCACCAGGATCTGAAAAAGTTCATGGACTCGTCCTCCGTCACTGGCATCCCACTGCCTCTGGTGAAG aGTTATCTTTTCCAGCTTCTGCAAGGCCTGTCCTTCTGCCACTCTCACAGGGTTCTTCATCGAGATCTGAAGCCCCAGAATCTCCTCATCAACGCCCAGGGGGAGATCAAGCTTGCTGACTTTGGCCTGGCGAGAGCCTTTGGGGTGCCTGTTCGCACATACACGCATGAG GTGGTAACACTTTGGTACAGAGCACCAGAAATCCTCCTGGGCTGTAAATACTACTCCACAGCTGTCGACATCTGGAGTCTGGGCTGCATCTTTGCTGAAATG GTCACCAGGAGGGCCTTGTTCCCAGGCGACTCAGAGATCGATCAGTTGTTTAGAATCTTCCGCACCCTGGGAACACCTGATGAGACCGTGTGGCCCGGAGTCACGTCAATGCCCGACTACAAACCGTCATTCCCCAAATGGGCTCGGCAGGATTTAGCAAAAGTGGCACCGGTTCTGGAGGAAGATGGGAGAGAACTACTTGGT GAAATGCTGAATTATGACCCAAACAAAAGATTATCAGCCAAATACGCCCTCGTCCATCGATTCTTCCGTGATGTCACCATGCCAGTCCCTCATCTTAGACTCTGA
- the avil gene encoding advillin isoform X1, whose protein sequence is MESSFKAVTHKPGIIIWRIEKMELVQIPEKSYGNFFEGDCYILLSTQKLNRGLSYDIHFWIGSQSSQDEQGAAAIYTIQLDEFLGFSPVQHREFQHHESDAFRGYFKQGIIHKKGGVASGMRHVETNAYDVKRLLHVKGKKRVTATEVSGTSQPLCNIIGWKKSCRRRAFLFFQVEMSWNSFNLGDVFLLDIGKMIVQWNGPKCNKQEKLKGMLLAKDIRDKERGGRAEIRVVEGEAESNSPQNMEILNGILGERTSSLTDGPPDEIADQEQKSKVILYHVSDDSGDMKVTEVASRRLVQDLLNHNDCFILDQGGTKIFVWKGKKANKAERQAAMSRALEFIKAKNYPITTNVETVNDGAESALFKQLFQRWTVKDQTQGLGKGHTRGKVAHITQEKFDATLMHGMPEVAAQERMVDDGTGEVQVWRIENLELVPVDPQWYGYFYGGDCYLILYTYLVNNKKSFLLYIWQGRHATQDELAASAIQAVDLDQKYSGAPVQVRITMGKEPRHFMAMFSGKMVIFEGGTSRQGLSEPEPPIRLFQVHGSDCFNTKAIEVPALATSLNSNDVFLLKSQSGIYLWCGKGSHGDERAMAKQVSSVIDQKASVEIIAEGQEPIEFWELLGGKAPYASTKRLQQMVADHQPRLFECSNKTGRFIVAEVTQFTQDDLSEDDVMLLDTWDQVFLWIGKDANEVERTEAVVTSQEYLRTHPGDRDPETPIMLIKQGFEPPTFTGFFVAWDASKWSGGKSYEDLKKELGNDLSPVTITADENCEKSKKIYQYFPPDDLVNKNATELPEGVEPTEKEQHLSDSDFSIVFGMSKDDFETLPQWKKLNMKKEKGMF, encoded by the exons ATGGAGTCCTCATTCAAAGCTGTGACCCACAAACCTGGGATCATAATTTGGAGAATTGAG AAAATGGAGCTGGTTCAAATCCCTGAAAAATCTTACGGAAACTTTTTTGAGGGTGACTGCTACATACTTCTGTCT ACACAGAAGCTGAACCGCGGTCTGTCTTATGATATACACTTCTGGATTGGCTCGCAGTCCTCTCAGGATGAACAGGGTGCTGCTGCCATTTACACCATCCAGCTGGATGAATTTCTGGGTTTCTCTCCGGTTCAGCACCGCGAGTTCCAACACCACGAGTCTGATGCCTTTAGAGGCTATTTCAAACAAGGAATAAT cCATAAGAAGGGTGGAGTCGCATCAGGCATGAGACATGTAGAAACCAATGCCTACGATGTGAAGAGACTGCTCCATGTGAAGGGGAAGAAAAGAGTGACAGCAACTGAGGTGAGCGGCACCTCTCAGCCGTTATGTAACATTATAGGATGGAAGAAGTCCTGCAGAAGGAgagcatttctcttttttcaggtGGAGATGAGCTGGAACAGCTTCAACCTGGgagatgtgtttttgttggacATCGGTAAGATGATCGTTCAGTGGAACGGACCGAAGTGTAACAAACAGGAGAAGCTGAAA GGCATGTTGCTGGCCAAAGACATCcgagacaaagagagaggaggGCGAGCAGAGATCAGAGTGGTCGAGGGTGAGGCGGAGAGCAACTCTCCTCAGAACATGGAGATCCTCAATGGTATTCTTGGAGAGAGGACCTCCAGTCTGACAGATGGGCCTCCAGATGAGATTGCAGACCAGGAACAGAAGTCAAAAGTCATTCTCTACCA CGTGTCAGACGACAGTGGTGATATGAAGGTCACAGAAGTGGCCAGCAGACGGTTGGTTCAGGATCTCCTCAACCATAAT GATTGTTTCATTCTGGATCAGGGAGGGACGAAGATCTTTGTGTGGAAAGGGAAGAAAGCAAACAAAGCTGAAAGACAGGCTGCTATGAGCAGAGCTCTG GAGTTCATAAAAGCAAAAAACTACCCGATTACTACAAATGTGGAGACGGTGAACGATGGAGCAGAGTCAGCTCTGTTCAAGCAGCTGTTCCAGAGGTGGACTGTGAAGGACCAGACTCAAGGCCTGGGCAAAGGGCACACCAGAGGGAAAGTGG CTCATATCACGCAGGAGAAGTTTGATGCCACTCTGATGCATGGGATGCCAGAAGTTGCTGCACAGGAGCGAATGGTGGATGACGGCACAGGTGAAGTCCAG GTGTGGAGGATAGAGAACCTGGAGCTGGTCCCTGTAGACCCCCAATGGTACGGGTACTTCTACGGAGGAGACTGCTACCTGATCCTCTACACTTACCTGGTTAACAACAAGAAGTCTTTCTTACTTTACATATGGCAG GGACGTCATGCGACACAGGATGAACTGGCAGCCTCAGCAATTCAGGCTGTGGACTTGGACCAGAAGTATTCTGGTGCACCGGTTCAAGTCAGAATTACTATGGGCAAAGAACCACGACACTTTATGGCGATGTTCAGCGGGAAAATGGTCATTTTTGAG GGGGGCACATCCAGACAAGGTTTATCTGAACCAGAGCCACCGATAAGGTTGTTCCAGGTCCACGGTTCTGACTGTTTCAACACAAAAGCCATTGAGGTTCCAGCCTTGGCCACCTCTCTGAACTCCAACGATGTGTTTCTACTGAAGAGCCAGTCAGGAATTTATCTGTGGTGTGGAAag GGGTCACATGGGGATGAGCGAGCCATGGCAAAGCAAGTCAGCTCTGTGATTGACCAGAAAGCCTCTGTGGAGATTATAGCGGAGGGTCAGGAGCCCATTGAATTCTGGGAGTTGCTTGGAGGAAAAGCTCCATATGCGAGTACGAAGAG ATTACAGCAGATGGTTGCAGACCACCAGCCACGCCTGTTTGAATGCTCCAATAAGACAGGCCGTTTCATCGTTGCAGAAGTGACACAATTCACACAGGACGACCTCAGTGAGGATGACGTCATGCTCCTGGACACATGGGACCAG GTGTTTCTCTGGATCGGTAAAGACGCCAATGAGGTGGAGCGTACAGAAGCCGTGGTCACAAGCCAAGAATATCTGCGCACCCACCCTGGTGACAGAGACCCAGAAACTCCCATTATGTTGATCAAGCAGGGGTTTGAGCCCCCCACCTTCACTGGGTTTTTCGTCGCCTGGGACGCCTCCAAATGGAGT GGAGGAAAAAGCTACGAAGACTTGAAGAAGGAGTTGGGAAATGACCTATCACCTGTTACCATTACGGCT GATGAGAACTGTGAGAAAAGCAAGAAAATCTATCAGTATTTTCCACCTGATGACCTGGTCAACAAGAACGCCACAGAGCTGCCTGAGGGTGTAGAGC